A single region of the Salvia miltiorrhiza cultivar Shanhuang (shh) chromosome 8, IMPLAD_Smil_shh, whole genome shotgun sequence genome encodes:
- the LOC130998534 gene encoding uncharacterized protein LOC130998534, whose translation MAQELDDGEFWLPSEFLTDDDLLMDFKTDFSKTKRGDDFPLGFCNSDLSSPVESVMGSTETESDEDDFISGLTRKLAHTTLHNPNFSNDHAAKVSASLTHLSLSLPLLIALFKLVFNFDRGVSYPGSPQSTLCGFKPGSSQSSPKRVSSPPESKEVIGWDLLYAAAGEVVRMRMIDETAPFRSNKPFSAPLKPASAAIPVKTPTPASAYYPPNHEAHLAFLQLQATHFQRMKQQHHMMKSGVWGQQGKMEYHQFQNQSGKMEGEMGRSQGLSMASWPTLQQSQQQPQQQSQQPGSGMRAVFLGETGAKKERTGTGVFLPRRFGTAPAENRKKPVCSTVLLPDRVVHALNLNLDAVEAQPHLRCNRNFSDAGLNERNIFPQQRRSQMPQPAMNQELRLPQGVDLLNKAGLLRIRK comes from the exons ATGGCGCAAGAGCTTGACGATGGAGAGTTCTGGCTACCGTCGGAGTTTCTGACAGACGACGATTTGCTCATGGACTTCAAGACTGACTTCTCAAAGACCAAGAGAGGGGACGATTTTCCCCTAGGGTTTTGCAACTCGGATCTGAGCTCACCCGTTGAGTCAGTCATGGGCTCTACCGAGACCGAGAGCGACGAAGACGATTTCATCTCCGGGTTAACTCGTAAACTCGCTCATACCACACTCCACAACCCCAATTTCTCCAACGACCACGCAGCCAAGGTTTCTGCTTCTctcactcatctctctctctctctacccctTTTGATAGCTTTATTTAAACTTGTGTTTAATTTTGATAGGGGTGTAAGCTATCCTGGGTCGCCGCAATCGACTCTATGCGGGTTCAAACCGGGTTCTAGCCAGAGCAGTCCGAAGAGGGTTTCTTCGCCCCCGGAGTCGAAGGAAGTTATTGGGTGGGATTTGCTGTATGCTGCCGCAGGGGAAGTGGTGAGGATGCGAATGATTGATGAAACGGCGCCGTTCCGCTCCAACAAACCCTTCTCCGCCCCTCTGAAGCCCGCCTCCGCCGCTATCCCCGTCAAAACACCCACTCCAGCCTCCGCCTACTACCCGCCGAACCACGAGGCCCATCTCGCTTTTCTGCAGCTGCAAGCCACTCAT TTTCAGCGGATGAAGCAGCAGCATCACATGATGAAAAGCGGCGTGTGGGGGCAGCAGGGGAAAATGGAGTACCATCAGTTTCAGAACCAGAGCGGGAAAATGGAGGGAGAAATGGGAAGAAGTCAAGGTTTATCAATGGCGTCTTGGCCTACTCTGCAGCAGTCTCAGCAGCAACCACAGCAGCAGTCCCAGCAACCCGGTTCAGGAATGCGAGCGGTTTTCCTCGGAGAAACCGGTGCTAAAAAGGAACGAACCGGAACCGGAGTGTTCCTCCCAAGAAGATTCGGAACTGCCCCCGCCGAAAATCGCAAGAAACCAG TTTGCTCGACAGTGTTGCTACCAGACAGAGTCGTCCACGCGTTGAACTTGAATCTCGACGCCGTCGAAGCTCAGCCCCATCTCAGATGCAACAGGAATTTCTCCG ATGCTGGTTTGAACGAAAGAAACATTTTCCCACAACAGAGGAGAAGCCAAATGCCGCAGCCGGCGATGAATCAAGAACTCAGGCTTCCACAAGGAGTGGACTTATTAAACAAAGCTGGGCTGCTTCGAATCAGGAAATGA